The uncultured Methanolobus sp. sequence CCTCATTCAGAGAACCGGTAAACACTATAAACGGAAGACTTTTGTCGTGTTCCAGAAGCAACTTGAGCGCCTGCATTCCATCAAATGAAGGAAGACTATAATCGGAAATGATAAGATCAGGTTTGAATTCGTTTAGCTCTTTTAGAAATTCATTGGCCGTTTCCACCCTTCGTGAACTGAAGAGCAAGCCATCTTTATGCAGTATCCTTTCAGCCAGTTCCGTATCAGACGGAACATCTTCCACAAACAATATTCGCAGGTTCGAGTCGCTTGTCATATATTAGTCCTTCATATAGCTGGGACATTCGTTCATGAGTAACCAGTAGAAACCAATATTGCGGATGGCCTCCACGAAGTTATCAAAATCCACCGGTTTTACGATATAACTATTAACTCCCAGTCGGTAACTTTCAACAACATCACATTCTTCCTTTGAGGACGTGAGCATTACTACTGGAATCATTTTTTTTTCAGGATCACTCTTTATTACCTTCAAAACCTCAAGACCATCCATTTTCGGAAGTTTCAGGTCAAGTAATA is a genomic window containing:
- a CDS encoding response regulator; amino-acid sequence: MENEIEIVLVEDNPNDMELTLRALKKNNIANNIVVLGDGKLALDYLYGRGEFADRDPGVNPRLILLDLKLPKMDGLEVLKVIKSDPEKKMIPVVMLTSSKEECDVVESYRLGVNSYIVKPVDFDNFVEAIRNIGFYWLLMNECPSYMKD